A window of the Serratia sarumanii genome harbors these coding sequences:
- a CDS encoding ABC transporter substrate-binding protein, which yields MIYSKKMIVMAALLSFSAAAAPGVDLVANETPIHTVKSAEAVAKIPADFKFVEPGTLTVAISLLGSGPPFGLYARDNKTVIGSEADIARLVADGLGLKLKLVPTSWEDWPLGVASGKYDAAVYNITVTNERKTKFDFATYRQDTLGFYVKSDSKITQINTAPDIAGKKIIVDSGTNQEAVLLAWDKENRAKGLAPLQPVYVTDKAASTLAIQSGRADATFGPNVSGAYQARLTGKTRLVGIVPGGWPKTANIAVTLKKGNGLVDAVQASLNSAIANGSYLQVLDRWAESDEKITHSEINPPGLGD from the coding sequence ATGATATATAGCAAAAAGATGATTGTGATGGCGGCGCTGCTGAGCTTTTCCGCCGCGGCCGCGCCAGGGGTGGATCTCGTCGCCAACGAAACGCCGATCCACACGGTGAAGAGCGCCGAAGCCGTGGCCAAAATCCCCGCCGATTTCAAGTTCGTGGAACCCGGCACGCTGACGGTGGCCATTTCCCTGCTGGGCAGCGGCCCGCCGTTCGGCCTGTACGCCCGCGACAATAAAACGGTGATCGGCAGCGAGGCGGACATCGCGCGCCTGGTGGCCGACGGCTTGGGATTGAAACTCAAACTGGTGCCCACCTCGTGGGAAGACTGGCCGCTGGGGGTGGCCTCCGGCAAATATGACGCCGCGGTTTACAACATCACCGTAACCAACGAACGCAAGACCAAATTCGATTTCGCCACCTATCGCCAGGATACGCTGGGGTTCTACGTCAAATCCGACAGTAAAATCACCCAGATCAACACCGCGCCGGATATCGCCGGTAAAAAGATCATCGTCGATTCCGGCACCAATCAGGAAGCGGTGCTGCTGGCCTGGGACAAGGAGAACCGCGCCAAGGGGCTGGCGCCGCTGCAGCCGGTGTATGTCACCGACAAGGCCGCCTCCACGCTGGCCATTCAGTCCGGCCGCGCCGACGCCACCTTCGGCCCCAACGTCTCCGGCGCTTATCAGGCGCGGCTGACCGGCAAAACCCGGCTGGTAGGCATCGTGCCCGGCGGCTGGCCGAAGACCGCCAACATCGCCGTCACGCTGAAGAAAGGCAATGGCCTGGTGGATGCGGTGCAGGCATCGCTCAACAGCGCCATCGCCAACGGCAGCTATCTGCAGGTGCTGGATCGCTGGGCGGAGAGCGACGAGAAGATCACCCATTCGGAGATTAACCCGCCGGGGCTGGGGGATTGA
- a CDS encoding aldehyde dehydrogenase family protein codes for MKYVHPGLPGSLVSFRKRYGNYIGGKFVEPVSGNYFTNTSPVTGQPIAEFPRSDAKDIELALDAAHAAADAWGKTSVQARSNVLLAIADRIESRLEMLALTETWDNGKPIRETLNADLPLAVDHFRYFAGCLRAQEGTAAEIDQNTVAYHIYEPLGVVGQIIPWNFPLLMAAWKLAPALAGGNCVVLKPAEQTPLGISVLMEEIGDLLPPGVLNVVQGFGAEAGEALARSKRIEKIAFTGSTPIGRHILACAAENIIPSTVELGGKSPNIYFADIMQAEPEFIDKAVEGLVLGFFNQGEVCTCPSRALIEESIYPQFMEKVLARIATIRQGDPFDTDTMLGAQASQEQYDKILSYIDIAKNEGGNILAGGKRTQHGDELQNGFYLQPTLITGNNSMRFFREEIFGPVIGVTTFKDEAEALALANDTEFGLGAGLWTRDINRAYRMGRAIKAGRVWTNCYHLYPAHAAFGGYKNSGIGRETHKAALSHYQQVKNLLVSYDAKPLGLF; via the coding sequence ATGAAATATGTCCACCCCGGTTTGCCTGGCTCGCTGGTTTCGTTCCGCAAACGCTATGGCAACTACATTGGCGGCAAATTCGTCGAACCGGTATCCGGCAACTACTTCACCAACACCTCGCCGGTGACCGGCCAGCCGATCGCCGAATTCCCGCGTTCCGACGCCAAGGACATCGAGCTGGCGCTCGACGCGGCGCACGCGGCGGCGGACGCCTGGGGCAAAACCAGCGTGCAGGCGCGTTCCAACGTGCTGTTGGCGATCGCCGATCGCATCGAATCGCGGCTGGAGATGCTGGCGCTGACCGAAACCTGGGACAACGGCAAACCGATCCGCGAAACCCTGAATGCCGATCTGCCGCTGGCGGTCGACCATTTCCGTTACTTCGCCGGCTGCCTGCGCGCGCAGGAAGGCACCGCGGCGGAGATCGACCAGAACACCGTGGCCTACCATATCTATGAACCGCTGGGCGTGGTCGGCCAGATCATCCCGTGGAATTTCCCGCTGCTGATGGCCGCCTGGAAACTGGCGCCGGCGCTGGCGGGCGGTAACTGCGTGGTGCTGAAACCGGCGGAACAGACCCCGCTCGGCATCAGCGTGCTGATGGAAGAGATCGGCGATCTGCTGCCGCCGGGCGTGCTCAACGTGGTGCAAGGCTTCGGCGCCGAGGCCGGCGAAGCGCTGGCGCGCAGCAAACGCATCGAGAAGATCGCGTTCACCGGCTCCACGCCGATCGGCCGCCACATCCTCGCCTGCGCGGCGGAAAACATCATCCCCAGCACCGTCGAGCTGGGCGGTAAATCGCCCAACATCTATTTCGCCGACATCATGCAGGCGGAGCCGGAGTTCATAGACAAGGCGGTTGAGGGGCTGGTGCTCGGTTTCTTCAACCAGGGGGAGGTCTGCACCTGCCCTTCACGCGCGCTGATTGAAGAATCTATCTATCCGCAGTTTATGGAGAAAGTGCTGGCGCGCATCGCCACCATCCGCCAGGGCGATCCCTTCGACACCGACACCATGCTCGGCGCGCAGGCGTCGCAAGAACAGTACGATAAGATCCTGTCCTACATCGACATCGCCAAGAATGAGGGCGGCAACATCCTCGCCGGCGGCAAACGCACGCAGCATGGGGATGAATTGCAAAACGGTTTCTACCTGCAGCCGACGTTGATTACCGGCAACAACAGCATGCGCTTCTTCCGCGAGGAGATCTTCGGGCCGGTGATCGGCGTCACCACCTTTAAAGATGAAGCCGAAGCGCTGGCGCTGGCCAACGACACCGAGTTCGGGCTGGGCGCCGGGTTGTGGACCCGTGACATCAACCGCGCCTATCGCATGGGCCGCGCGATCAAGGCCGGGCGCGTGTGGACCAACTGTTACCACCTGTATCCGGCGCACGCCGCGTTCGGCGGCTACAAGAACTCCGGCATCGGGCGCGAGACCCACAAGGCGGCGCTGTCGCACTATCAACAGGTGAAAAACCTGCTGGTCAGCTACGACGCTAAACCGCTGGGCCTGTTCTGA
- a CDS encoding sigma-54-dependent Fis family transcriptional regulator, translated as MLPDDRLPTEGASPLAESWQRSRGYGLTRADRHIPFIKAGLLEELRSRNDWVPQRVQPLIEQLGAQITRQPAIVVIADADGLVLETRGNTDFLHKASRFALAPGNQWGEAERGTNAIGTALALGAFCEVRGDQHFLNQNAGLNCTAAPIYRPDGRIAGILDLSAPAQRPYRDAQRLIMQAVRHIEHRWARSAIADRHWTLRLHADAGRLGSAQELLLVFHDEVLVAANRLAMMEFQLSPAAFGSVEFAQLFPDLLRQPSGAPRQTLAGNQRHYYSLLEAPQRRVSALRSTPPAEWHDEQHQKALRILNAGLSLCVTGETGCGKEHFSRRLFQESRWRNGNFVAINCAALPEPLIESELFGYAPGAFTGANPKGYIGKIREADGGVLFLDEIGDMPAGLQTRLLRVLQEKTVTPLGSRSAYPVDFALVCATHHDLHRQVEAGAFREDLLYRIQEYSLLIPPLRERAQLEAFIMQLWRELGGERRDIRLLPEALAMLARYPWPGNVRQLLSTLKVLLALADDHAVLTLDDLPQSIAVLAPRQESADTGLEALQAAIDRAGGNLSRAAKALGVSRSTLYRKLGRQKAAAE; from the coding sequence ATGTTGCCTGACGACCGCTTGCCCACCGAGGGCGCCAGTCCGCTGGCGGAATCCTGGCAGCGCAGCCGGGGCTACGGCCTGACGCGCGCCGATCGCCATATCCCGTTTATCAAAGCCGGACTGCTCGAAGAGCTGCGCAGCCGCAACGACTGGGTGCCGCAACGGGTACAGCCGCTGATCGAGCAGCTGGGCGCGCAAATTACGCGCCAGCCCGCCATTGTGGTGATCGCGGACGCCGACGGGCTGGTGCTGGAAACCCGCGGCAATACCGACTTTTTGCACAAGGCGTCGCGCTTTGCGCTGGCGCCGGGCAACCAGTGGGGAGAAGCGGAGCGGGGCACCAACGCCATCGGCACCGCGCTGGCGCTGGGCGCGTTCTGCGAAGTGCGCGGCGACCAGCATTTCCTCAACCAAAACGCCGGGTTGAACTGCACCGCCGCGCCGATCTATCGGCCGGATGGCCGCATTGCCGGCATACTGGATCTCTCCGCCCCCGCGCAGCGGCCGTATCGCGATGCGCAGCGCCTGATCATGCAGGCGGTGCGGCATATTGAACACCGCTGGGCCAGAAGCGCGATCGCCGATCGTCACTGGACGCTGCGCCTGCACGCCGATGCCGGTCGTCTGGGCAGCGCGCAGGAGCTGCTGCTGGTGTTTCACGACGAAGTGCTGGTCGCCGCCAATCGGCTGGCGATGATGGAGTTTCAGCTCTCGCCGGCCGCATTCGGCTCCGTCGAGTTCGCCCAGCTGTTCCCCGATCTGTTGCGACAGCCCTCCGGCGCGCCGCGTCAGACGCTGGCCGGCAATCAACGGCACTATTATTCTCTGCTCGAGGCGCCGCAGCGCCGCGTCAGCGCCCTGCGTTCCACGCCGCCGGCGGAATGGCATGACGAGCAGCATCAGAAAGCGCTGCGGATCCTCAACGCCGGCCTTTCGCTGTGCGTGACCGGCGAAACCGGCTGCGGTAAAGAGCACTTCAGCCGACGCCTGTTTCAAGAGAGCCGCTGGCGCAACGGCAACTTCGTGGCGATCAACTGCGCGGCGCTGCCCGAGCCGCTGATCGAATCCGAGCTGTTCGGCTATGCGCCGGGGGCGTTTACCGGCGCCAACCCGAAAGGCTATATCGGCAAGATCCGCGAGGCGGACGGCGGCGTGCTGTTCCTCGATGAAATCGGCGACATGCCGGCGGGCCTGCAAACGCGGCTGCTGCGGGTGTTACAGGAAAAAACGGTCACGCCGCTCGGCAGCCGCAGCGCTTATCCGGTCGATTTTGCGCTGGTCTGCGCCACGCACCACGATCTGCATCGGCAGGTTGAGGCGGGGGCGTTTCGCGAGGATTTGCTGTACCGCATACAGGAATACAGCCTGCTCATTCCGCCGCTCCGAGAGCGGGCGCAGCTGGAGGCCTTTATTATGCAGCTGTGGCGAGAGTTGGGCGGTGAGCGGCGCGACATTCGCCTGCTGCCGGAAGCGCTGGCGATGCTGGCGCGCTACCCGTGGCCCGGCAACGTGCGGCAGCTGTTGAGTACGCTCAAGGTGCTGCTGGCGCTGGCGGACGATCATGCGGTGCTCACTCTGGACGATCTGCCGCAGTCCATCGCGGTGCTGGCGCCGCGCCAGGAGAGCGCCGATACCGGCTTGGAGGCGCTGCAGGCGGCGATCGACAGGGCGGGCGGCAACCTCAGCCGGGCGGCCAAGGCGCTCGGCGTTTCGCGCAGCACGCTGTACCGCAAGCTGGGAAGGCAGAAAGCGGCGGCGGAATGA
- the adhP gene encoding alcohol dehydrogenase AdhP, with protein sequence MKAAVVTKNHTVDIQDKVLRPLKHGEAALKMECCGVCHTDLHVKNGDFGEVPGITLGHEGIGVVSAVGEGVTSLKVGDRASVAWFYQGCGHCEYCVSGNETLCRSVKNAGYSVDGGMAEECIVVADYAVKVPDGLDSFAASSITCAGVTTYKAVKISDIKPGQWIAIYGLGGLGNLALQYAKNVFNAKVIAIDVNDGQLEFAKQIGADLAINSKTQNAEEIIQQQTGGAHAAVVTAVAKAAFNSAVNAVRAGGKVVAVGLPPESMDLSIPRLVLDGIQVVGSLVGTREDLKEAFQFAAEGKVTPKVTKRPLGDINAIFDEMKAGTIRGRMVIDLGMAK encoded by the coding sequence ATGAAAGCTGCCGTAGTGACGAAAAACCATACCGTAGACATTCAGGATAAAGTGCTGCGCCCGCTGAAGCACGGCGAAGCGGCGTTGAAAATGGAGTGTTGCGGGGTGTGCCACACCGATTTGCACGTGAAAAACGGCGATTTCGGCGAGGTGCCGGGCATTACGTTGGGGCATGAGGGCATCGGCGTGGTCTCCGCCGTCGGTGAGGGCGTCACCTCGCTAAAAGTGGGTGACCGCGCCAGCGTCGCCTGGTTTTACCAGGGTTGCGGCCATTGCGAATACTGCGTCAGCGGCAACGAAACCCTGTGCCGTTCGGTGAAAAACGCCGGCTACAGCGTTGACGGCGGCATGGCGGAAGAGTGCATCGTGGTGGCGGACTACGCGGTGAAAGTGCCGGACGGGCTCGATTCTTTCGCCGCCAGCAGCATCACCTGCGCCGGCGTCACCACCTACAAGGCGGTGAAAATTTCCGATATCAAGCCGGGGCAGTGGATCGCCATCTATGGCCTGGGCGGGCTGGGCAACCTGGCGCTGCAGTACGCCAAGAACGTGTTTAACGCCAAAGTGATCGCCATCGACGTCAACGACGGCCAGCTGGAGTTCGCCAAACAGATCGGCGCCGATCTGGCCATCAATTCCAAAACGCAAAACGCCGAGGAGATCATTCAACAGCAAACCGGCGGCGCTCACGCGGCGGTGGTGACGGCGGTGGCGAAAGCGGCCTTCAACTCGGCGGTCAATGCGGTGCGCGCCGGCGGTAAAGTGGTGGCGGTGGGGCTGCCGCCGGAGAGCATGGATCTGAGCATTCCGCGCCTGGTGCTGGACGGCATTCAGGTGGTGGGTTCGCTGGTGGGCACGCGCGAAGATCTGAAAGAGGCGTTCCAGTTCGCCGCCGAAGGCAAAGTGACGCCGAAAGTGACCAAACGGCCATTGGGCGACATCAACGCCATCTTCGACGAGATGAAGGCGGGCACCATTCGCGGTCGCATGGTGATCGATCTCGGCATGGCGAAGTAA